In Xanthomonas sacchari, a genomic segment contains:
- a CDS encoding alpha/beta fold hydrolase produces the protein MAWLLLAAALLGVAALIGVLLVLRDPFLLVRLESLRQRRGSGLQRRQAQVAGHTWTYLVRAAADPAAPTLLLVHGFTGSKENWLPLARALGTRYHLVIPDLPGWAESQRIAGQDYGFVAQAERVAAFAAQCVRRAGSDCLLLGHSMGGGIAALAAARHPALFDRVGLFNAAGVRFADNAFGQAVLDGHNPFAVHDAASLQRYIDTVFLLERAKPRIPRWAVPAVVAWRRREAAFEQQVLARIGRGEEAFLPFEEAARIRQPALLLNCVQDAVIDASALALYAQRLPQAIQVLLDGSGHMSIVEKPAEVAQAIDALIQRGTPR, from the coding sequence ATGGCCTGGCTGCTGCTGGCCGCCGCCCTGCTGGGGGTGGCGGCGCTGATCGGCGTGCTGCTGGTGCTGCGCGATCCGTTCCTGCTGGTGCGCCTGGAAAGCCTGCGCCAGCGCCGCGGCAGCGGCCTGCAGCGACGCCAGGCGCAGGTCGCCGGCCACACCTGGACCTACCTGGTGCGCGCCGCGGCCGATCCGGCCGCGCCGACCCTGCTGCTGGTGCACGGCTTCACCGGCAGCAAGGAGAACTGGCTGCCGCTGGCGCGTGCGCTGGGCACGCGCTATCACCTGGTGATCCCGGATCTGCCCGGCTGGGCGGAGAGCCAGCGCATCGCCGGGCAGGACTACGGCTTCGTCGCGCAGGCCGAGCGCGTGGCCGCGTTCGCCGCGCAATGCGTGCGCCGCGCGGGCAGCGACTGCTTGCTGCTCGGGCATTCGATGGGCGGCGGCATCGCCGCGCTGGCCGCGGCGCGGCATCCGGCGCTGTTCGACCGGGTCGGCCTGTTCAACGCCGCCGGCGTGCGCTTCGCCGACAACGCCTTCGGCCAGGCGGTGCTGGACGGGCACAATCCGTTCGCGGTGCACGATGCCGCGTCGTTGCAGCGCTACATCGACACCGTGTTCCTGCTCGAGCGCGCCAAGCCGCGCATCCCGCGCTGGGCGGTGCCGGCGGTGGTGGCCTGGCGCCGTCGCGAGGCCGCGTTCGAGCAGCAGGTGCTGGCGCGCATCGGCCGCGGCGAGGAAGCGTTCCTGCCGTTCGAGGAGGCCGCACGCATCCGCCAGCCGGCGCTGCTGCTGAACTGCGTGCAGGACGCGGTGATCGACGCCAGCGCGCTGGCGCTGTACGCGCAACGCCTGCCGCAGGCGATCCAGGTGCTGCTGGACGGCAGCGGCCACATGTCCATCGTCGAGAAGCCGGCCGAGGTCGCGCAGGCCATCGACGCCCTGATCCAACGAGGAACCCCACGATGA
- a CDS encoding HAD family hydrolase, with protein sequence MHAVTPPSAEALRQVRHWVFDMDGTLTCAVHDFALIRRELQIPPQADILQHLAALPEAQRASKHAWLLEHERVLAQEATAANGAPALLRTLHAADCRLAVLTRNARELAQLTLEEIEVDDLFEEVTILGRDEAPPKPHPGGLLQLAEHWGVAPQALAMVGDHAYDLQCGRHAGATTVLLHPDNPWPALADLHFADCAALLAWWQDSGTPQPH encoded by the coding sequence ATGCACGCGGTCACGCCGCCGTCGGCCGAGGCCCTGCGCCAGGTACGTCATTGGGTGTTCGACATGGATGGGACCCTGACCTGCGCCGTGCACGATTTCGCCTTGATCCGCCGCGAACTGCAGATCCCGCCGCAGGCCGACATCCTGCAGCACCTGGCGGCGCTGCCGGAGGCGCAGCGCGCCAGCAAGCACGCCTGGCTGCTGGAGCACGAACGCGTGCTGGCGCAGGAGGCCACCGCGGCCAACGGCGCGCCGGCGCTGCTGCGCACCCTGCACGCGGCCGATTGCCGGCTGGCGGTGCTGACCCGCAACGCGCGCGAGCTGGCGCAGCTGACCCTGGAAGAGATCGAGGTCGACGACCTGTTCGAGGAGGTGACCATCCTCGGCCGCGACGAGGCTCCGCCCAAACCGCATCCCGGCGGCCTGCTGCAGTTGGCCGAGCACTGGGGCGTGGCGCCGCAGGCGCTGGCGATGGTCGGCGACCACGCCTACGACCTGCAGTGCGGCCGCCATGCCGGCGCCACCACCGTGCTGCTGCATCCGGACAATCCCTGGCCGGCCCTGGCCGACCTGCACTTCGCCGACTGCGCCGCGCTGCTGGCGTGGTGGCAGGACAGCGGCACGCCGCAGCCGCACTGA
- a CDS encoding methanol/ethanol family PQQ-dependent dehydrogenase — protein MHSHSRRTQACTLLALATALALAGCKKQEEAAAPAAPAAAQQPPAAAPAAVADTDSEFASNAANPDNWGGIGRDFGLTRHSPLAEINRDNVKNLKMSWEMKTDATRGHEGQPLVVGSTMYMVSAYPNNVFAIDLSQEDNGKVLWKYTPQQDERAVAVACCDTVNRGASYADGKVVFGSLSGDVIALDAKTGKEVWKQKLAYPEKGETITMAPIIADGKVVAGISGNEFGVRGRVAAYALADGKQAWSCEATGTDKDICLGPDFNKANPQHGQLGDLGQKTYPDDGWKRGGGAAWGWYSYDPKLKLLYYGTGNPGLWSPSYRCGKTTQKECDTGAYDNKWSMTLFARKIDTGEAVWGYQKTPFDQWDYDGINEPILVDLTIDGKQVPSVVQFDRNGFAYVLDRRDGTLLRANKFVPANWAERIDMKTGRPVKVAAHSPLERGRKVEAFPSAMGGKDQQPCSVDPANSAVFFCGTNNWHMELDPQERGNTMMGLPYVFANVLMKPNEPGALGIVKAFDVVEGKSKWEIKEKFPVWSGTLVTDGGLVFYGTLDGWFRAVDKDTGKKLWETKLPSGIIGNPIAYKANGHQYVAVFSGIGGWIGLPVAAGLDPGDPYGALGAAGLAFSNGFDKIPLGGMVHTFRIDGAGKTVTPTATATAATGGGSAAVAAKTVR, from the coding sequence ATGCACAGTCATTCACGTCGTACCCAGGCTTGTACCTTGCTCGCGCTGGCCACTGCGTTGGCGCTGGCGGGCTGCAAGAAGCAGGAAGAGGCCGCGGCCCCGGCCGCGCCGGCCGCCGCGCAGCAACCGCCGGCCGCCGCGCCGGCCGCGGTGGCCGATACCGACAGCGAGTTCGCCAGCAATGCCGCCAATCCCGACAACTGGGGCGGCATCGGCCGCGATTTCGGCCTGACCCGGCACAGCCCGCTGGCCGAGATCAACCGCGACAACGTCAAGAATCTGAAGATGTCGTGGGAGATGAAGACCGACGCCACCCGCGGCCACGAAGGCCAGCCGCTGGTGGTGGGCAGCACCATGTACATGGTCAGCGCCTATCCGAACAACGTATTCGCGATCGACCTGTCGCAGGAAGACAACGGCAAGGTGCTGTGGAAGTACACCCCGCAGCAGGACGAGCGCGCGGTGGCGGTGGCCTGCTGCGACACGGTCAACCGCGGCGCGTCCTATGCCGACGGCAAGGTGGTGTTCGGCAGCCTCAGCGGCGATGTGATCGCGCTCGACGCCAAGACCGGCAAGGAGGTGTGGAAGCAGAAGCTCGCCTATCCGGAGAAGGGCGAGACCATCACCATGGCGCCGATCATCGCCGACGGCAAGGTCGTGGCCGGCATCAGCGGCAACGAGTTCGGCGTGCGCGGCCGCGTCGCCGCGTACGCGCTGGCCGACGGCAAGCAGGCCTGGTCCTGCGAGGCCACCGGCACCGACAAGGACATCTGCCTCGGTCCGGACTTCAACAAGGCCAATCCGCAGCACGGCCAGCTCGGCGACCTCGGCCAGAAGACCTATCCCGACGACGGCTGGAAGCGCGGTGGCGGCGCGGCCTGGGGGTGGTACAGCTACGACCCGAAACTCAAGCTGCTCTACTACGGCACCGGCAATCCCGGCCTGTGGAGTCCGTCGTACCGCTGCGGCAAGACCACGCAGAAGGAGTGCGATACCGGCGCGTACGACAACAAGTGGTCGATGACCCTGTTCGCGCGCAAGATCGACACCGGCGAAGCGGTATGGGGCTACCAGAAGACCCCGTTCGACCAGTGGGACTACGACGGCATCAACGAGCCGATCCTGGTCGACCTGACCATCGACGGCAAGCAGGTGCCGTCGGTGGTGCAGTTCGACCGCAACGGCTTCGCCTACGTGCTCGACCGCCGCGACGGCACCCTGCTGCGCGCCAACAAGTTCGTGCCGGCCAATTGGGCCGAGCGCATCGACATGAAGACCGGGCGCCCGGTCAAGGTCGCGGCGCATTCGCCGCTGGAGCGCGGCCGCAAGGTCGAGGCGTTCCCCTCGGCGATGGGCGGCAAGGACCAGCAGCCGTGTTCGGTGGATCCGGCCAATTCCGCGGTGTTCTTCTGCGGTACCAACAACTGGCACATGGAGCTGGATCCGCAGGAGCGCGGCAACACCATGATGGGCCTGCCGTACGTGTTCGCCAACGTGCTGATGAAGCCGAACGAGCCCGGCGCGCTGGGCATCGTCAAGGCGTTCGACGTGGTCGAAGGCAAGTCCAAGTGGGAGATCAAGGAGAAGTTCCCGGTGTGGAGCGGCACCCTGGTCACCGATGGCGGGCTGGTGTTCTACGGCACGCTGGACGGCTGGTTCCGCGCCGTGGACAAGGACACCGGCAAGAAGCTGTGGGAGACCAAGCTGCCGTCCGGCATCATCGGCAACCCGATCGCCTACAAGGCCAACGGCCACCAGTACGTGGCGGTGTTCTCGGGCATCGGCGGCTGGATCGGCCTGCCGGTCGCCGCCGGCCTGGATCCGGGCGATCCGTACGGCGCGCTGGGTGCCGCCGGCCTGGCCTTCAGCAACGGCTTCGACAAGATCCCGTTGGGCGGCATGGTGCACACCTTCCGCATCGACGGCGCCGGCAAGACCGTCACCCCCACTGCGACCGCCACCGCGGCCACCGGCGGCGGCAGCGCGGCAGTCGCCGCCAAGACGGTGCGATGA
- a CDS encoding quinoprotein dehydrogenase-associated putative ABC transporter substrate-binding protein produces the protein MSRRRRVRGASGCRVAPAAWRLPAGARAVVLWCSLGLVAAGCTREPSSATARAPAAPPAAAASASTAPAAALPADAPVLRVCADPGNMPLSDRAGAGFQNKIAQVVAAEMGRRLEYEWRSYYQRGLARSTINAGRCDVLMDMNSDFEMGLVTRPLYRSTYVLVTRKGLDLRPASLDEPALKKLKVGVFQSSPARQALFDHGVQGEVQYLFYDSASAPQEHPGKLAEQVAAGKLDAAESWGPVAGYYAARGGLGVVPLNVIDNEVLEYSMAWAVSRKNAPLRDALDAALQRSAGKIDAILRDYHVPLVACADCIVAGDLRSHGPYAPPADQDDTPSAQASSDMLAQLQLRIAGGADPNAELAHALDAGDGVRVAWLLRHGASADTPNLLGEPPLQQAIRNQAPLLVGELLAAGAKVDNRDSNGWTPLMKAAWSNDGNSAAQLLAHRAKVEAVSADGWTPLDLAISYADAELVQALLDAGASVRRANPAGFTPVMFAVARNDPRILDLLLKHGAEADRANRAGVTPLMLAAAAGREDSARRLLAAGASADARDAHGKTPAALAQQRGNAELAQLLTEAQHRRTQ, from the coding sequence ATGAGCCGGCGGCGCCGCGTCCGGGGGGCGAGCGGGTGCCGGGTGGCGCCCGCCGCGTGGCGCCTGCCTGCGGGCGCGCGCGCCGTGGTGTTGTGGTGCAGCCTCGGACTCGTCGCCGCAGGGTGCACGCGCGAGCCGTCGTCCGCGACGGCTCGCGCTCCTGCGGCTCCGCCGGCGGCGGCAGCGTCGGCCTCCACCGCGCCCGCCGCCGCGCTGCCGGCCGATGCGCCGGTGCTGCGGGTCTGCGCCGATCCCGGCAACATGCCGTTGTCCGATCGCGCAGGCGCGGGGTTCCAGAACAAGATCGCCCAGGTGGTGGCCGCGGAGATGGGCCGGCGCCTGGAGTACGAATGGCGCAGCTACTACCAGCGCGGCCTGGCGCGCAGCACGATCAACGCCGGGCGTTGCGACGTGCTGATGGACATGAACAGCGATTTCGAGATGGGCCTGGTCACGCGCCCGCTGTATCGCTCCACTTATGTGCTGGTCACCCGCAAGGGCCTGGACCTGCGCCCGGCGTCGCTGGACGAGCCGGCCTTGAAGAAACTCAAGGTCGGCGTGTTCCAGAGCTCGCCGGCGCGGCAGGCGCTGTTCGACCACGGCGTGCAGGGCGAGGTGCAGTACCTGTTCTACGATTCGGCGAGCGCGCCGCAGGAACATCCCGGCAAGCTCGCCGAGCAGGTCGCCGCCGGCAAGCTCGATGCCGCCGAATCCTGGGGACCGGTGGCCGGCTACTACGCCGCGCGCGGCGGCCTCGGCGTGGTGCCGTTGAATGTCATCGACAACGAGGTGCTGGAGTACTCGATGGCGTGGGCGGTGTCGCGCAAGAACGCGCCGCTGCGCGATGCGCTGGACGCGGCACTGCAGCGCAGCGCCGGCAAGATCGACGCGATCCTGCGCGACTACCACGTGCCGCTGGTGGCCTGCGCCGATTGCATCGTCGCCGGCGATCTGCGCTCGCACGGCCCCTATGCGCCGCCCGCCGACCAGGACGACACGCCGAGCGCGCAGGCCTCCTCGGACATGCTGGCGCAATTGCAGCTGCGCATCGCCGGCGGCGCCGATCCCAACGCGGAGCTGGCGCATGCGCTGGATGCCGGCGATGGCGTGCGCGTGGCCTGGCTGCTACGCCATGGCGCCAGCGCCGACACCCCCAACCTGCTCGGCGAGCCGCCGTTGCAGCAGGCGATCCGCAACCAGGCGCCGCTGCTGGTCGGCGAACTGCTGGCCGCCGGCGCCAAGGTCGACAACCGCGACAGCAATGGCTGGACGCCGTTGATGAAGGCGGCCTGGTCCAACGACGGCAACAGCGCGGCGCAGTTGCTGGCGCATCGCGCCAAGGTCGAGGCGGTGTCCGCCGACGGCTGGACGCCGCTGGATCTGGCGATCTCCTACGCCGATGCCGAGCTGGTGCAGGCGTTGCTCGACGCCGGCGCCAGCGTGCGCCGGGCCAACCCGGCCGGCTTCACTCCGGTGATGTTCGCGGTGGCGCGCAACGATCCGCGGATCCTCGACCTGCTGCTCAAGCACGGCGCCGAGGCCGACCGCGCCAACCGCGCCGGCGTCACCCCGTTGATGCTGGCCGCCGCGGCCGGGCGCGAGGACAGCGCCCGGCGCCTGCTCGCCGCCGGCGCCAGCGCCGATGCGCGCGATGCCCACGGCAAGACCCCGGCGGCGCTGGCCCAGCAACGCGGCAATGCCGAACTCGCCCAGCTACTGACGGAGGCCCAGCACCGACGCACGCAATGA
- a CDS encoding c-type cytochrome, whose amino-acid sequence MRPAPVHRRAVSALLPVFLFASFLLLAACGKQETPPAPAATPAPAAAPAPAPASAPTSAAPAAPASAPAAAAAAPAPAAAVTPIPKGPPVKVTPELVAEGKAIFNSAGCTACHGGTGGGGMCPPLTNDIWVYGNDDDTLRALITEGTAGMAAHGKTRIGHEKVVGQMPPFGPVLKPGDTEKLLAFIHSINKTAGATQ is encoded by the coding sequence ATGCGTCCTGCTCCCGTCCATCGTCGCGCCGTGTCCGCGCTGCTGCCCGTGTTCCTGTTCGCCTCGTTCCTGTTGCTGGCCGCCTGCGGCAAGCAGGAAACGCCGCCCGCGCCGGCGGCCACGCCAGCGCCTGCCGCCGCGCCCGCGCCTGCACCGGCCTCCGCGCCGACGTCGGCGGCGCCCGCCGCTCCCGCTTCCGCTCCCGCCGCCGCCGCCGCCGCGCCGGCCCCCGCTGCGGCGGTGACGCCGATTCCGAAGGGACCGCCGGTCAAAGTGACCCCGGAACTGGTCGCCGAAGGCAAGGCGATCTTCAACTCCGCCGGCTGCACCGCCTGCCACGGCGGCACCGGCGGCGGTGGCATGTGCCCGCCGCTGACCAACGACATCTGGGTGTACGGCAACGACGACGACACCTTGCGCGCGCTGATCACCGAAGGCACCGCCGGCATGGCCGCGCACGGCAAGACCCGGATCGGCCACGAGAAGGTGGTCGGGCAGATGCCGCCGTTCGGGCCGGTGCTCAAGCCGGGCGATACCGAGAAGTTGCTGGCCTTCATCCATTCCATCAACAAGACGGCGGGCGCCACGCAATGA
- a CDS encoding beta-propeller fold lactonase family protein: MSNALRLCAVVALSLFAAACQRTPAPAAKADAAAAAPAPAAGAAALAYVPNQRSGTISVIDTGSDRVVRTLSAQGQLGKRLQQVAPGPAGHLYVIDAQGHRLLELDTVQDRVLRSVDIGENAEGVAVAPDGRQLAVCVEGQNQVMLIDPASFAIGAHIATRGQAPEHCVYTPDGALLLTSNEGSNDLDVIDLKAGASTGVIATSGHPRGMAFAPDGKTVYVAQETANVVDVIDLATRTRVASIPAGQRTAGIAIARDGSRVYASNGAGTVSVIDPVARRAVAQIPVGQRPWNPALSADGKKLYVANGRSDSVSVIDTAAMKEIKQIAVGEMPWGVVVAQ, translated from the coding sequence ATGAGCAACGCGCTGCGTCTGTGCGCCGTCGTCGCGCTGTCGCTGTTCGCCGCGGCCTGCCAGCGCACGCCAGCGCCCGCGGCGAAGGCCGACGCCGCGGCGGCTGCGCCGGCACCCGCGGCCGGTGCCGCGGCGCTGGCCTACGTGCCGAACCAGCGCAGCGGCACCATCTCGGTGATCGACACCGGCAGCGACCGCGTGGTGCGCACGCTGTCGGCGCAGGGCCAGCTCGGCAAGCGCCTGCAGCAGGTGGCGCCGGGGCCGGCCGGGCATCTGTACGTCATCGACGCGCAGGGCCATCGCCTGCTGGAGCTGGATACCGTGCAGGACCGGGTGCTGCGCAGTGTCGACATCGGCGAGAACGCCGAAGGCGTCGCCGTGGCGCCGGACGGCCGCCAGCTGGCGGTGTGCGTGGAAGGGCAGAACCAGGTGATGCTGATCGACCCGGCCAGTTTCGCGATCGGCGCGCACATCGCCACCCGCGGGCAGGCGCCGGAACACTGCGTCTACACCCCGGACGGCGCGCTGCTGCTGACCAGCAACGAGGGTTCCAACGACCTGGATGTGATCGACCTGAAGGCCGGCGCGTCCACCGGCGTCATCGCCACCAGCGGGCATCCGCGCGGCATGGCGTTCGCGCCCGACGGCAAGACCGTCTATGTGGCGCAGGAGACGGCCAACGTGGTCGATGTGATCGACCTGGCGACGCGCACGCGCGTGGCCAGCATCCCGGCCGGGCAGCGCACCGCCGGCATCGCCATCGCCCGCGACGGCAGCCGCGTGTACGCGTCCAACGGTGCCGGCACGGTCAGCGTGATCGACCCGGTCGCGCGCCGCGCAGTGGCGCAGATTCCGGTCGGGCAGCGGCCGTGGAATCCGGCGCTGAGCGCGGATGGAAAGAAGCTGTATGTGGCCAACGGCCGTTCCGACAGCGTCAGCGTCATCGACACGGCGGCAATGAAGGAGATCAAGCAGATCGCGGTCGGCGAGATGCCATGGGGTGTGGTCGTGGCGCAGTGA
- a CDS encoding S-(hydroxymethyl)glutathione dehydrogenase/class III alcohol dehydrogenase: MKTRAAVAWAANQPLAIEEVDLQPPKAGEVLVRMVASGICHSDDIALSGMDAEAAFPVILGQEGAGVVEEVGVGVGSVRPGDHVIPLYMPECGVCKYCRSNRTNLCQAIRASQDRGLMPDGSSRFSLHGRPLLHYMGTSTFAEYTVLPEIAVAKIHRSAPLDKACLLGCTVTTGIGAVLNTARVRPGENVAVFGLGGIGLSVVQGAVMARAERIIVVDINRDKFPLARALGATDCLDPKDFGAPVQQVIVDLTDGGADHSFACVGDVRAMRAALECCHKGWGESIILGVAPSAQEISTRPLQLVTGRAWRGSAFGGVKGRSELPAYAERYLAGEIRIDELISETLPLDHINRGFEAMRAGRGIKSIVLY, translated from the coding sequence ATGAAGACGCGAGCCGCGGTGGCCTGGGCGGCGAACCAGCCGCTGGCCATCGAGGAGGTGGATCTGCAGCCGCCCAAGGCCGGCGAGGTGCTGGTGCGGATGGTCGCCAGCGGCATCTGCCACAGCGACGACATCGCCCTGTCCGGCATGGATGCCGAGGCGGCGTTCCCGGTGATCCTGGGCCAGGAAGGCGCCGGCGTGGTCGAGGAGGTCGGCGTCGGCGTCGGCAGCGTGCGTCCGGGCGACCACGTGATCCCGCTGTACATGCCCGAATGCGGCGTGTGCAAGTACTGCCGTTCCAACCGCACCAACCTGTGCCAGGCGATCCGCGCCAGCCAGGACCGCGGGCTGATGCCCGACGGCAGCAGCCGCTTCTCGCTGCACGGGCGCCCGCTGCTGCACTACATGGGCACCAGCACCTTCGCCGAGTACACGGTGCTGCCGGAGATCGCGGTGGCCAAGATCCACCGCTCCGCGCCGCTGGACAAGGCCTGCCTGCTCGGCTGCACGGTCACCACCGGCATCGGCGCGGTGCTCAACACCGCGCGGGTGCGTCCGGGCGAGAACGTGGCGGTGTTCGGGCTCGGCGGCATCGGCCTGTCGGTGGTGCAGGGCGCGGTGATGGCGCGCGCCGAGCGCATCATCGTGGTCGACATCAACCGCGACAAGTTTCCCCTGGCGCGCGCGCTGGGCGCCACCGACTGCCTGGACCCGAAGGATTTCGGCGCGCCGGTGCAGCAGGTCATCGTCGATCTCACCGACGGCGGCGCCGACCACAGCTTCGCCTGCGTCGGCGACGTGCGCGCGATGCGCGCGGCGCTGGAGTGCTGCCACAAGGGCTGGGGCGAAAGCATCATCCTCGGCGTGGCGCCGAGCGCGCAGGAGATCAGCACGCGGCCGCTGCAGCTGGTCACCGGGCGCGCCTGGCGCGGCAGCGCGTTCGGCGGGGTCAAGGGCCGCAGCGAACTGCCGGCCTATGCCGAGCGCTATCTGGCCGGGGAGATCCGCATCGACGAACTCATCAGCGAAACCCTGCCGCTGGATCACATCAACCGCGGCTTCGAGGCGATGCGCGCGGGGCGTGGCATCAAATCGATCGTCCTCTACTGA
- a CDS encoding TonB-dependent receptor translates to MTNTPGCSTPPASLLALAVATAIGLLAAPARAQTTVNADDAQITALDRVEVTATPIPGTLIDADLLPYTVQTANADDIARSQAGNLTDFLLREMNGVDTNEVQGSPFQTDLTFRGFRASALPGASQGVSVYLDGVRMNEPFADIVSWDMMPEAAIRSVALMPGSNPLFGPNTLGGALAFTTQSGLTAPGLRADLSVGSGARKRLDASYGYAGRDGLHAFVAATGFDENGWRDASAGRLGTVFGKVGRQGERTDWDVSLLHGRSRLVGNGLLPSHRYTDEGTEPGLYEADRAAVYTSPDLTRNRNTLLTGQFDHRFDERTALHLLAYYRQGRRDTVNGDINDDYEEFVDDCADGYAADGTPLDAGCTVSRADADALHSGVLNTTQMRQHAEGVALNLSRQAGAHALSIGATYDRNRVRYRQYEQDAFVQDDRSVVADPDEDRAFFSGVDGRSSTLGLFVADTWELSEATHVSGALRWNRVAVANTLSTGDDGVLPRERFVFAKANPSLGITQRLGSGVTAFASASQNSRAPTAIELGCADPAQPCRLPTGLQADPRLEQIVSRTYEVGLRWNPSPAQAMNASLYRADNRDDILFLRAPNSQQGYFDNVGRTRYQGADLSYRGSHGALRWFAGYSYLDATYRSAGELLSGERTVVLRPGTRIAGLPRNTLKLGVEWQALAQLALGADLRAVSRRVASGNEDGLVEDPEDGEAPARHDLSTGGYALLDLHGTWELADGLSLYLRVNNVFDRRYETYAAIAEDLFPGGALARPQDAAVEDGPSRFVAPGAPRQYQIGLRWRF, encoded by the coding sequence ATGACCAACACTCCAGGATGCAGCACCCCGCCGGCGAGCCTGCTCGCGCTGGCCGTCGCCACCGCCATCGGCCTGCTCGCCGCGCCGGCGCGCGCACAGACCACGGTCAACGCCGACGATGCGCAGATCACCGCGCTGGACCGGGTCGAGGTCACCGCCACGCCGATTCCCGGCACGCTGATCGATGCCGACCTGCTGCCGTACACGGTGCAGACCGCCAATGCCGACGACATCGCGCGCAGCCAGGCCGGCAACCTCACCGACTTCCTGCTGCGCGAGATGAACGGCGTGGACACCAACGAGGTGCAGGGCAGTCCGTTCCAGACCGATCTGACCTTCCGCGGCTTCCGCGCCTCGGCATTGCCCGGCGCCTCGCAGGGCGTGTCGGTGTACCTGGACGGCGTGCGCATGAACGAGCCGTTCGCCGACATCGTCAGCTGGGACATGATGCCGGAGGCGGCGATCCGCAGCGTCGCGCTGATGCCGGGCTCCAACCCGCTGTTCGGCCCCAACACGCTGGGCGGCGCGCTGGCCTTCACCACCCAGTCCGGGCTGACCGCGCCGGGCCTGCGCGCCGACCTGTCGGTGGGCAGTGGCGCACGCAAGCGCCTGGACGCGTCCTACGGCTACGCCGGCCGCGACGGCCTGCATGCCTTCGTCGCCGCCACCGGCTTCGACGAGAACGGCTGGCGCGACGCCTCCGCCGGCCGCCTGGGCACCGTGTTCGGCAAGGTCGGGCGGCAGGGCGAGCGCACCGACTGGGACGTGTCGCTGCTGCACGGGCGCAGCCGCCTGGTCGGCAATGGCCTGCTGCCCAGCCATCGCTACACCGACGAGGGCACCGAACCTGGGTTGTACGAAGCCGACCGCGCCGCGGTCTACACCTCGCCGGACCTGACCCGCAACCGCAACACGCTGCTGACCGGGCAGTTCGACCACCGCTTCGACGAGCGCACCGCGCTGCACCTGCTGGCGTACTACCGGCAGGGGCGGCGCGACACCGTCAATGGCGACATCAACGACGACTACGAGGAGTTCGTCGACGACTGCGCCGATGGCTACGCCGCCGACGGCACGCCGCTGGATGCGGGTTGCACGGTCTCGCGTGCCGATGCCGACGCGCTGCACAGCGGCGTGCTCAACACCACGCAGATGCGCCAGCACGCTGAGGGCGTGGCGCTGAACCTCAGCCGCCAGGCCGGCGCGCACGCGCTGAGCATCGGCGCGACCTACGACCGCAACCGCGTGCGCTACCGCCAGTACGAGCAGGACGCGTTCGTGCAGGACGACCGCTCGGTGGTCGCCGATCCGGACGAGGACCGGGCGTTCTTCTCCGGCGTCGACGGCCGCAGCAGCACCCTGGGCCTGTTCGTCGCCGATACCTGGGAACTGAGCGAGGCCACCCATGTCAGCGGCGCGCTGCGCTGGAACCGCGTCGCCGTCGCCAACACCCTGTCCACCGGCGACGACGGGGTGCTGCCGCGCGAGCGCTTCGTGTTCGCCAAGGCCAATCCGTCGCTGGGCATCACCCAGCGCCTGGGCAGCGGCGTCACCGCGTTCGCGTCGGCCTCGCAGAACAGCCGCGCGCCGACCGCGATCGAACTCGGCTGCGCCGATCCTGCGCAGCCGTGCCGGCTGCCGACCGGGCTGCAGGCCGATCCGCGGCTGGAGCAGATCGTCTCGCGCACCTACGAGGTCGGGCTGCGCTGGAACCCGTCGCCGGCGCAGGCGATGAATGCCTCGCTGTACCGCGCCGACAACCGCGACGACATCCTGTTCCTGCGCGCGCCCAATTCCCAACAGGGCTATTTCGACAACGTCGGCCGCACCCGCTACCAGGGCGCCGACCTCAGCTACCGCGGCAGCCATGGCGCGCTGCGCTGGTTCGCCGGCTACAGCTACCTGGACGCCACCTACCGCAGCGCCGGCGAACTGCTCTCGGGCGAGCGCACCGTGGTGCTGCGTCCGGGCACGCGCATCGCCGGGCTGCCGCGCAACACGCTGAAGCTGGGCGTGGAATGGCAGGCGCTGGCGCAACTGGCGCTGGGCGCGGACCTGCGCGCGGTGTCGCGGCGCGTGGCCAGCGGCAACGAGGACGGCCTGGTCGAGGATCCCGAAGACGGCGAGGCGCCTGCGCGCCACGATCTGTCCACCGGCGGCTACGCCTTGCTGGATCTGCACGGCACCTGGGAACTCGCCGACGGACTGTCGCTGTACCTGCGGGTCAACAACGTGTTCGACCGCCGCTACGAGACCTACGCGGCGATCGCCGAGGACCTGTTCCCGGGCGGCGCCCTGGCACGTCCGCAGGACGCCGCGGTCGAAGACGGTCCCTCGCGCTTCGTCGCGCCGGGCGCCCCGCGGCAGTACCAGATCGGCCTGCGCTGGCGTTTCTAG